The following proteins are co-located in the Trichormus variabilis 0441 genome:
- a CDS encoding tetratricopeptide repeat protein, whose translation MLFANSLENQLQQWNEVISKQPNNPNAYIRRGMVQFQLAKIEESIDDFDTAEKLDNRIKPYLWQRGLSYYYADRFAEGAQQFEIDLTVNSQDVEETVWRYLCMARLVGVTEARNNLLTVKNDPRLIMRSVYDLFAGHCTPDNVFNIGQTEGNKGKFYSHLYLGLYYEAENNLPLAQEYIVKAADKYKLDDYMWYLAQVHKKLRGWM comes from the coding sequence ATGTTATTTGCCAATTCTTTAGAAAATCAACTCCAGCAATGGAACGAAGTTATTAGTAAACAACCTAACAATCCTAATGCTTATATCCGTCGGGGTATGGTGCAATTTCAGTTAGCGAAAATTGAGGAATCAATTGATGATTTTGACACAGCAGAAAAACTAGATAATCGAATTAAGCCATACCTTTGGCAACGAGGGTTATCTTATTATTATGCAGATAGATTTGCTGAAGGCGCTCAACAGTTTGAAATAGATTTAACAGTCAATTCCCAAGACGTGGAAGAAACTGTTTGGCGATATCTGTGCATGGCGCGTTTAGTCGGGGTAACAGAGGCAAGAAATAACTTATTAACGGTGAAAAATGACCCCAGACTAATTATGCGTTCTGTCTATGATTTGTTTGCCGGACATTGTACGCCAGATAATGTATTCAACATTGGACAAACAGAAGGTAATAAGGGTAAGTTTTACAGTCATCTTTATTTGGGACTATATTACGAGGCGGAAAATAATTTACCTTTAGCTCAAGAATATATAGTTAAGGCTGCTGATAAATATAAACTTGATGACTATATGTGGTACTTGGCGCAGGTGCATAAAAAGCTGCGAGGTTGGATGTAA
- a CDS encoding CHASE2 domain-containing serine/threonine-protein kinase: MAEEPTEKVNKKNGSTANIASNKTTKATLTAAARQSQRLVRLGNILTVALTMGAALLTTSGLSLVQLLENQAISAFFQIRGPLIPPEDIVILAIDDQSISVPEQYYRTYPQKYAYLEPLSKFPFKRVAYAQVVEKLMQAGAKSVALDVVFDLPGSYGNEDDRQLQAVLQKYSGKVTLAAQYETSQSHQGFFTQLRLPYEKFRNDEASIGTVNFPVEVDGKIHRLGSELTKILGEVDALTDKIPSFDQAVLATAKVKYPRSPGERIYFWGPAGTFATIPFWHVLDPQNWNTYLQQGQVFQNKIVIIGATAQLANDYHAVAVSSAWLSSEKMSGVEIHANAIATLMEGKAIAQGIPSQSLQALFVLVLVGGTSFIITRSKSGLQRFILSLAVASGWGSISYISFVYAQLLFPTAIPMLAIAFCGISYLGTEVAKEKIRTRQIVDIFQKYKTSPVVQEIISQQQELQDLLQQRNVAVSGKILSGRYKILKVLGYGGFSETYIAEDTQRPGNPQCVVKQLKPVNTQAKGLQLARRLFNLEAQSLEKLGSYQQIPQLLAYFEQEAEFYLVQEYIIGHPLNQELPSGKSISEAETVAIIREILEILVFVHENGVIHRDIKPSNIIRRHSDHKLVLIDFGAVKEISLPQANNQEPLPFTIGIGTKGYAPSEQCFGRPQYNSDIYAVGMIGIKALTGIAPHDLPRDENEEIKWRDKALVSQGFAQILSKMVREDFKQRYQSASAVLAALNKLANTPDKNFGQQNDSSMNTIISIDESDFPTAHWP, from the coding sequence ATGGCAGAAGAACCTACAGAAAAAGTCAACAAAAAAAATGGGTCTACTGCCAATATAGCGTCAAATAAAACAACCAAAGCCACTTTAACAGCAGCAGCACGCCAGTCTCAGCGTCTGGTACGTTTAGGAAACATACTCACTGTTGCTTTAACAATGGGTGCAGCTTTGTTGACAACTTCTGGCTTAAGTTTAGTGCAGTTGCTGGAAAATCAAGCAATATCTGCATTTTTTCAAATCAGAGGACCACTTATCCCGCCAGAGGACATAGTGATCTTAGCAATTGACGATCAGTCAATATCAGTACCCGAACAATACTATAGAACATATCCACAGAAATATGCCTACCTAGAACCACTGAGTAAGTTTCCTTTTAAGCGTGTTGCCTATGCTCAGGTAGTGGAAAAATTGATGCAGGCTGGAGCTAAATCTGTTGCGTTGGATGTGGTTTTTGATCTACCTGGAAGCTACGGAAATGAGGACGATCGCCAACTGCAAGCAGTATTACAGAAATATAGCGGCAAGGTGACATTAGCGGCACAATACGAAACTTCTCAGTCCCACCAGGGATTCTTTACTCAATTGAGGTTGCCCTATGAAAAGTTTCGTAACGATGAGGCATCAATAGGTACAGTAAATTTTCCTGTAGAGGTGGATGGCAAAATACATCGCTTAGGTAGTGAATTGACAAAGATATTAGGCGAAGTTGATGCCCTCACGGATAAAATTCCATCCTTTGACCAAGCAGTGTTGGCAACAGCAAAGGTAAAGTATCCTCGTTCACCAGGAGAACGCATTTATTTTTGGGGACCGGCTGGTACATTTGCCACGATTCCCTTTTGGCACGTCCTCGACCCGCAAAACTGGAATACTTATTTACAGCAAGGGCAAGTATTTCAAAACAAAATCGTGATTATTGGTGCAACTGCCCAGTTAGCAAATGATTATCACGCTGTAGCGGTTAGTAGCGCTTGGTTATCTTCTGAAAAGATGTCAGGAGTAGAAATTCACGCCAATGCGATCGCCACATTGATGGAAGGTAAAGCGATCGCCCAAGGGATTCCAAGTCAATCTCTGCAAGCTTTGTTTGTGTTGGTATTAGTTGGTGGTACATCTTTCATCATTACCAGAAGCAAAAGCGGACTTCAGCGATTTATTTTAAGTTTGGCTGTCGCCAGTGGTTGGGGTAGTATTAGCTATATCAGCTTTGTTTATGCACAGTTACTATTTCCTACAGCTATACCAATGTTGGCGATCGCCTTTTGTGGCATATCTTATCTCGGAACAGAAGTAGCTAAAGAAAAAATCCGGACTCGCCAAATAGTCGATATTTTTCAGAAATATAAAACTTCTCCTGTTGTTCAGGAAATTATTAGCCAACAACAAGAACTACAAGACTTATTACAACAAAGAAATGTAGCCGTATCGGGAAAAATCCTCAGTGGACGTTACAAAATTCTCAAGGTACTTGGTTACGGTGGATTTAGTGAAACATATATTGCTGAAGATACCCAGCGTCCAGGTAATCCCCAATGTGTAGTTAAGCAACTGAAACCAGTCAACACCCAGGCAAAAGGATTGCAACTAGCTAGGCGCTTGTTTAATCTAGAAGCACAAAGTTTAGAAAAATTGGGTTCATATCAGCAAATACCCCAACTTTTGGCTTATTTTGAACAAGAAGCAGAATTTTATTTAGTTCAAGAATATATTATTGGTCATCCTCTCAACCAGGAATTGCCATCAGGTAAAAGTATTAGTGAAGCAGAGACGGTGGCAATTATTAGGGAAATACTGGAAATATTAGTATTCGTTCATGAAAATGGTGTAATTCATCGAGATATTAAACCCAGCAATATTATTCGCAGACACTCAGACCACAAATTAGTCTTAATTGACTTTGGTGCAGTCAAAGAAATTTCCTTACCCCAAGCAAACAATCAAGAGCCACTCCCCTTTACTATTGGTATTGGTACTAAAGGTTATGCACCCAGTGAACAATGTTTCGGCCGTCCTCAATACAATAGCGATATCTATGCAGTCGGCATGATTGGTATTAAAGCCTTAACAGGTATCGCCCCCCACGATCTTCCCAGAGATGAGAATGAAGAAATAAAATGGAGAGATAAGGCACTCGTTAGCCAGGGCTTTGCACAAATTTTGAGCAAAATGGTGCGGGAAGATTTTAAACAGCGTTATCAGTCTGCATCAGCAGTTTTAGCAGCACTTAATAAATTAGCCAATACCCCAGATAAAAACTTCGGACAGCAAAATGACTCATCAATGAACACAATCATATCCATAGATGAGTCAGATTTTCCGACCGCACATTGGCCTTGA
- a CDS encoding P-loop NTPase fold protein translates to MKLDLIRFFQACNPSKTLAVSKPEDRQYYIDFSKVRGSKIIDELGRTITRLSPDEPTCQLFTGHIGCGKSTELLRLKSELEQQGFHVVYFESSQSLDMADVDVTDILLAIAREVSQSLEAIKINLKPGYFQNLFTEIVGFLQTPLDIGVEAELSVGIGKITAKTKDSPKLRSQLRQYLEPRTNGILESINKELLQPAIAKLKLQGKKGLVVIIDNLDRIDNSLKPTGQIQPEYLFVERGEQLNQLSCHVVYTIPLVLIFSNALGRLTNRFGIDPKVLPMVPVKLQNGTKFAQGINLLQQMVMARAFPGVSWEQNQTLITEVFDSPETLDRLCLVSGGHLRNLLMILFRCLQQEDPPISRECLDRVIKQRCNELSLAITPDEWEVLYQVAQDKSLRGHEKYELLLPSMFVFEYRDEDGSWFDINPILAEAKDFKL, encoded by the coding sequence ATGAAGTTAGATTTAATCAGGTTTTTTCAGGCGTGCAACCCTAGCAAAACTTTGGCTGTCAGCAAACCGGAGGATAGACAATATTACATTGATTTCTCTAAAGTGCGGGGTAGCAAGATTATTGACGAATTAGGGCGAACTATCACCAGACTTTCCCCAGATGAACCTACTTGTCAGTTGTTTACTGGTCATATTGGTTGTGGGAAATCAACGGAATTACTCCGCCTGAAATCAGAGTTAGAACAGCAAGGATTTCATGTGGTGTATTTTGAGTCTAGCCAAAGCCTGGATATGGCTGATGTAGACGTGACAGATATTTTATTAGCTATAGCCCGTGAGGTGAGTCAAAGTCTAGAGGCAATCAAGATTAACCTCAAACCTGGATACTTCCAAAATTTGTTTACAGAAATCGTCGGTTTTTTGCAAACACCGCTAGATATTGGCGTAGAAGCGGAGTTATCTGTAGGTATTGGCAAAATTACCGCTAAAACTAAAGATAGTCCAAAACTGCGATCGCAATTACGGCAATATCTAGAACCACGCACCAATGGCATTTTAGAGTCTATCAATAAAGAACTACTGCAACCAGCGATCGCTAAACTGAAGTTGCAAGGTAAAAAAGGATTAGTCGTCATTATTGACAATCTTGACCGTATTGATAATTCATTGAAGCCTACAGGTCAAATCCAGCCTGAATATTTATTTGTAGAACGCGGCGAACAGTTAAACCAACTAAGCTGCCATGTTGTTTATACAATTCCCTTAGTTTTAATATTCTCCAATGCTTTAGGTAGATTAACAAATCGCTTTGGTATTGACCCCAAAGTTCTGCCAATGGTACCTGTAAAACTTCAGAACGGTACTAAATTTGCCCAGGGAATTAACCTGCTGCAACAGATGGTCATGGCCAGGGCGTTTCCTGGGGTAAGTTGGGAACAAAACCAAACGTTAATTACAGAGGTTTTTGACAGCCCTGAAACCTTAGATAGACTGTGCTTAGTTAGTGGTGGTCATTTGCGTAATCTGCTGATGATATTATTTCGCTGTCTTCAACAAGAAGACCCGCCCATTTCACGGGAATGTTTAGACAGGGTAATTAAACAACGCTGTAATGAACTTTCTTTAGCTATTACCCCTGATGAATGGGAAGTTCTTTACCAAGTAGCGCAAGATAAAAGCCTGAGGGGTCATGAAAAATATGAACTTTTGCTTCCCAGTATGTTTGTATTTGAATACCGGGATGAGGACGGTTCTTGGTTTGATATTAATCCGATTTTGGCAGAAGCCAAAGACTTTAAATTATAA
- a CDS encoding MEKHLA domain-containing protein translates to MSGLKEYPGEQHIIIRHSQRLIKSFQHWTGNLLLDVHGSPDETALALFEAPFVLVSHGTEPDPIFNYGNRKALELWELSWDEFTKMPSRKSAEEMVQQERDRLLAEAATQGFSYYSGVRITSTGKRFYMQDGIIWNLLDEQHQYCGQAAVSYNCQFIT, encoded by the coding sequence ATGTCTGGTTTGAAAGAATATCCTGGGGAACAACACATAATTATTCGCCACAGTCAACGCTTAATTAAAAGTTTTCAGCATTGGACAGGAAATTTATTACTAGATGTGCATGGGTCACCTGATGAAACAGCGTTGGCATTATTTGAAGCACCATTTGTCTTAGTTTCTCATGGTACGGAACCAGACCCGATTTTTAACTACGGTAATCGCAAAGCTTTAGAACTATGGGAACTGTCTTGGGATGAATTTACGAAAATGCCTTCGCGCAAGAGTGCTGAGGAGATGGTACAACAAGAACGCGATCGCCTGTTAGCAGAAGCAGCAACTCAAGGTTTTAGTTACTACTCTGGTGTACGCATTACCAGCACTGGCAAACGCTTTTATATGCAAGACGGTATCATCTGGAATCTGCTGGATGAACAACACCAGTATTGTGGTCAAGCAGCTGTTTCCTATAATTGTCAATTTATTACATAA
- a CDS encoding rhomboid family intramembrane serine protease, with amino-acid sequence MVPIRDNNPVTITPYVTYGLIAANVLAFLYEASLPPQALDGFLHLAAVVPRELSLSFAGVSVHQPVPEWATLITSQFLHGGFLHLAGNMLFLWIFGNNVEEKLGHARYLLFYLACGVLASLTQWYFSQDSSIPSLGASGAIAGVMGAYILRFPNAEILGVVPLGFFFPTFRVPAYFFLGFWFLQQSFYGLAGLQTRTNIGMESGGIAYWAHAGGFIFGALLGPLLGLFSDKAKEESWYS; translated from the coding sequence GTGGTTCCCATTAGAGATAATAATCCTGTAACAATTACGCCTTATGTGACTTATGGGCTAATTGCTGCCAATGTCCTCGCTTTTTTGTATGAAGCTAGCCTTCCTCCCCAAGCATTAGATGGGTTTTTGCATTTGGCTGCTGTTGTTCCGCGAGAACTGAGTTTAAGTTTTGCTGGTGTTTCTGTGCATCAACCAGTACCAGAGTGGGCAACTTTGATTACTTCCCAATTTCTGCACGGTGGCTTTCTGCACCTAGCTGGGAATATGTTGTTCCTATGGATTTTTGGTAACAATGTAGAAGAAAAACTTGGTCATGCCAGATATTTGCTGTTTTATCTGGCTTGTGGCGTTTTAGCGTCTTTAACCCAATGGTACTTCTCTCAAGATTCTAGCATTCCTTCTTTGGGTGCTAGTGGGGCGATCGCTGGTGTGATGGGTGCATACATCCTGCGTTTTCCCAATGCCGAAATTCTCGGTGTAGTCCCTTTAGGTTTCTTCTTCCCAACTTTCCGTGTTCCTGCATACTTCTTTTTAGGTTTTTGGTTCCTGCAACAATCTTTTTACGGACTTGCTGGTTTACAAACGCGCACTAACATCGGGATGGAAAGTGGTGGTATTGCCTACTGGGCCCATGCTGGTGGCTTTATTTTCGGCGCACTCCTGGGGCCCTTGTTGGGTTTATTCAGCGATAAAGCCAAGGAAGAATCTTGGTATAGTTAA
- a CDS encoding cytochrome P450, protein MKLPDSPKIPRFMQLVQWIYQPLQLMEASAKAHGDCFTLWLTNKRPIVFLSNPQAIQELFTTPLEQLDARGTAQVLQPLLGENSLLLLSGETHQRQRKLLTPPFHGDRMRAYGDIITNITQEVISKWQLGEPFSVRDSMQEITLRVILQAVFGLREGERYTQLQKRLCDILDLSGSALRSTLSFLPALQIDLGSWSPWGHFLRQRAAIDQLLYAEIQDRRDHPDPSRTDILSLMMAARDENGEAMTDIELRDELMTLLVAGHETTASALTWALYWIHKLPQVREKLLAELDNFGDNGDVNEITRLPYLTAVCQETLRIYPIAMVTIPRIVKTTLEIGGHQFAPGTMLVGCIYLMHRRPDLYPQPQEFKPERFLEKQYSLYEYLPFGGSNRRCVGMAFALYEMKLVLATVLANMDLALVDNYPVKPTRRGVTLAPSGGKWLIATGQHQKVKSPVEV, encoded by the coding sequence ATGAAACTTCCAGATAGTCCAAAGATACCAAGATTTATGCAGCTAGTGCAGTGGATTTATCAGCCATTGCAACTAATGGAAGCATCTGCCAAAGCTCACGGGGATTGTTTTACACTATGGCTGACAAACAAACGACCAATAGTATTTTTGAGTAACCCACAAGCAATTCAAGAACTTTTTACTACTCCATTAGAACAATTAGACGCTAGAGGAACAGCCCAAGTTTTACAACCTTTACTAGGAGAAAATTCTTTACTGTTGCTGTCTGGAGAAACTCACCAGCGTCAGCGTAAGTTGTTAACGCCGCCTTTTCATGGCGATCGCATGAGGGCTTACGGCGATATCATTACTAACATCACCCAAGAAGTCATTAGTAAATGGCAATTAGGCGAACCCTTCTCTGTGCGCGACTCCATGCAGGAAATCACATTGCGGGTAATTTTACAAGCTGTTTTTGGTTTACGTGAGGGAGAACGTTACACCCAACTACAAAAACGCCTCTGTGACATCTTAGATTTGAGTGGTTCTGCCTTACGTTCTACCCTATCCTTTTTGCCTGCATTGCAGATAGACTTAGGTAGTTGGAGTCCTTGGGGTCACTTCTTGCGTCAAAGAGCTGCAATTGACCAACTACTTTACGCCGAAATTCAAGACCGCAGAGATCATCCAGACCCATCCCGGACTGATATCCTGTCCTTGATGATGGCGGCGCGGGATGAAAATGGTGAAGCCATGACTGATATCGAGTTGCGGGATGAATTGATGACGTTGTTAGTCGCAGGTCATGAAACCACCGCCTCAGCTTTGACATGGGCTTTATACTGGATTCACAAATTACCGCAAGTACGAGAGAAACTTCTGGCTGAGTTAGATAATTTTGGTGACAATGGCGACGTAAATGAAATTACTCGCCTACCTTATTTAACGGCTGTCTGTCAGGAGACACTACGCATTTATCCCATTGCGATGGTGACCATCCCGCGTATTGTCAAGACAACTTTAGAAATTGGTGGTCATCAATTTGCACCAGGAACAATGCTTGTAGGCTGCATTTATTTAATGCACCGCCGACCAGATTTATATCCCCAGCCGCAAGAGTTTAAGCCAGAAAGGTTTTTAGAAAAGCAGTATTCATTATATGAATATCTACCATTTGGTGGCAGTAACCGTCGCTGTGTGGGTATGGCTTTTGCCTTGTATGAAATGAAATTGGTTTTGGCAACAGTATTAGCAAATATGGATTTAGCATTAGTTGATAACTATCCAGTCAAACCCACCCGGCGCGGTGTCACCTTAGCACCCTCCGGCGGTAAATGGTTAATTGCTACGGGACAACATCAAAAAGTCAAAAGCCCTGTAGAAGTATAG